A single region of the bacterium genome encodes:
- the rpmJ gene encoding 50S ribosomal protein L36, which yields MKIKASIKKICNHCKIVRRKRRVYLICTNRKHKMRQG from the coding sequence ATGAAGATTAAGGCATCAATAAAGAAAATCTGCAATCACTGTAAGATCGTCCGCAGGAAAAGGCGGGTTTATTTGATCTGCACCAATAGAAAACATAAAATGAGACAAGGCTAA
- the galT gene encoding galactose-1-phosphate uridylyltransferase, giving the protein MPFSKEQSGVNANKQKFPSELRFDLASRDWVVIATGRAKRPEMFKGEKKAEAKMSEKDCPFCQIGTQERPVAVYYKGKGISVLEEWPMAKPYKNWTTIIIPNKYPAFLPHPHLDETIEGGLYQRLNAVGYHELIITADHEKSLALLPESHIKEVIDAYQERFSELKREDFVSYVSIFHNHGKEAGASQPHPHSQLITTPLLDVDLIQALVNSERFFKKHNKCLYCEMTAWELKTRKRIVFENEEFVVLCPFASKTAFEMIISPKKHSSQFEEAKESQKEHLAEAFKKALAKLYYGLGNPAYNFYLHTAPCDGKDYSYYHWHWTILPKTNISAGFEIGTRIEISTIEPEKAAEYLRKQ; this is encoded by the coding sequence ATGCCGTTTTCGAAAGAACAATCGGGAGTTAACGCTAATAAACAAAAGTTTCCATCCGAGCTTCGTTTTGATTTGGCTTCTCGGGATTGGGTAGTGATTGCTACGGGCCGGGCAAAACGGCCGGAAATGTTCAAGGGAGAAAAAAAGGCGGAGGCGAAAATGTCGGAAAAGGATTGCCCTTTTTGCCAGATTGGAACCCAGGAAAGGCCGGTGGCTGTTTATTACAAGGGGAAGGGGATCAGCGTTTTGGAAGAATGGCCAATGGCAAAGCCGTATAAGAATTGGACAACGATAATAATTCCCAACAAATACCCGGCGTTTTTGCCGCATCCTCATTTAGACGAAACAATTGAAGGCGGGCTTTATCAGCGTTTGAATGCGGTTGGCTATCACGAGTTGATCATCACCGCTGATCATGAGAAATCATTGGCTTTGTTGCCAGAAAGCCATATTAAGGAGGTAATTGACGCTTATCAGGAAAGGTTTTCTGAATTGAAAAGAGAGGATTTTGTCAGCTATGTTTCCATTTTTCATAATCACGGCAAAGAAGCGGGAGCCAGCCAGCCGCATCCTCATTCGCAATTAATCACTACGCCTTTGTTGGACGTTGATTTGATTCAGGCCCTGGTGAATTCAGAGCGGTTTTTCAAAAAGCATAATAAATGCCTTTACTGCGAGATGACAGCTTGGGAATTGAAAACAAGGAAAAGGATTGTCTTTGAAAATGAAGAGTTTGTTGTTCTTTGCCCGTTTGCTTCAAAAACCGCCTTTGAAATGATCATTTCTCCGAAAAAACATTCTTCGCAATTTGAAGAGGCAAAAGAATCGCAGAAGGAGCATTTGGCCGAGGCATTCAAAAAAGCGCTCGCTAAGCTTTATTACGGTTTGGGCAATCCGGCTTATAATTTTTATCTGCACACCGCGCCTTGCGACGGCAAGGATTATAGCTATTACCATTGGCACTGGACTATTTTACCGAAAACCAATATTTCTGCCGGCTTTGAGATCGGTACCAGGATTGAGATATCAACAATTGAGCCGGAAAAAGCGGCGGAGTATTTAAGAAAACAATGA
- the mnmA gene encoding tRNA 2-thiouridine(34) synthase MnmA, with translation MDTRYKIQDTRYKAHRVFVALSGGVDSSVTAFLLKKAGYDISCVFMRFWRNPRFPEENPCCSLESETRARILAKSLKAPFFIFDFEKEFKEEVVDYFLERTGQGFTPNPCVVCNQEIKFGLFLKKSLKMGADFVATGHYARIARHQGFQTPDVQIPARFGILRARPVTEHKSVLCSDHADGAARVVCQPYVSLLKAKDREKDQSYFLWRLSQKQLSRTLFPVGDYTKTEVRKLASRHKLAAARTKDSQNLCFLAGETAEFLKNYLKGKAGAIVDSKSKIIGRHPGLGFFTIGQRQGIVANLFPKEQSRGPFYVLKKDLKRNTLIVTTKEKDLFKKELIAARINWIFGRPPKLPLKVKARIRSRQKEVEALISEAGKRIRVNFKKPERAITPGQSIVFYKGEELLGGGVIL, from the coding sequence ATGGATACAAGATACAAGATACAAGATACGAGATACAAGGCGCATAGGGTGTTCGTTGCTTTGTCTGGCGGCGTCGACTCTTCTGTGACCGCCTTTTTGTTGAAAAAAGCAGGCTATGATATTTCCTGCGTTTTTATGAGATTCTGGAGAAATCCCCGTTTTCCGGAGGAGAATCCCTGCTGCTCTCTGGAGTCTGAGACAAGAGCCAGGATCTTGGCCAAGAGCCTTAAAGCCCCTTTTTTTATCTTTGATTTTGAGAAAGAGTTCAAGGAAGAAGTTGTCGATTATTTCTTAGAACGGACAGGACAAGGTTTTACGCCAAACCCATGCGTTGTCTGCAACCAGGAGATAAAATTCGGCTTATTCTTGAAAAAATCCCTGAAAATGGGTGCTGATTTTGTCGCCACCGGGCACTACGCGAGAATCGCTCGACATCAAGGCTTTCAGACACCAGATGTCCAAATCCCGGCGAGATTTGGCATCCTACGCGCTCGCCCCGTCACCGAGCACAAAAGCGTTTTGTGCTCGGACCATGCTGACGGGGCTGCGCGAGTTGTCTGCCAGCCTTATGTCTCGCTGCTTAAGGCAAAAGACAGGGAGAAAGACCAGTCTTATTTTTTGTGGCGGCTGAGCCAAAAGCAGTTAAGCCGGACTTTGTTTCCCGTCGGCGATTACACGAAAACAGAAGTGAGAAAACTTGCCTCAAGGCACAAACTGGCTGCCGCCAGGACTAAAGACAGCCAGAATCTCTGCTTTCTGGCCGGAGAGACAGCAGAGTTTCTCAAAAATTATTTAAAAGGCAAAGCCGGCGCCATTGTTGATAGTAAAAGCAAGATTATCGGTCGGCATCCGGGACTGGGATTTTTTACCATCGGTCAGAGGCAGGGGATAGTCGCTAATCTCTTCCCAAAAGAGCAGAGTCGAGGTCCCTTTTATGTTTTGAAAAAGGATTTAAAGAGGAATACCTTGATAGTGACAACAAAGGAAAAGGATTTGTTTAAAAAAGAGCTTATAGCGGCAAGGATTAACTGGATCTTCGGGAGACCTCCAAAACTGCCCTTAAAAGTAAAAGCAAGGATTCGTTCTCGGCAAAAAGAGGTTGAGGCTCTAATCTCTGAAGCAGGAAAGAGAATCAGAGTTAATTTCAAAAAGCCGGAAAGAGCCATCACTCCCGGCCAATCAATTGTTTTTTACAAAGGAGAAGAATTATTGGGAGGGGGAGTCATTCTTTGA
- a CDS encoding small multi-drug export protein produces MIPEIKVFLVAMSPIVELRGAIPLALKVYGLSLWEAYILSVAGNLVPLLGIVIFGRPIAKFLSRMHPSFQKFFDWLFNAVGKKASVLLGKIGSDLTVLVLTALPIPFVGGWTGAIAAMLLDVPKKRGAILVVLGAMISGLIVAFVSSI; encoded by the coding sequence ATGATTCCTGAAATCAAGGTATTCCTTGTGGCGATGTCGCCGATAGTGGAATTGCGGGGCGCCATTCCTCTGGCTTTAAAGGTTTACGGCTTGTCTCTATGGGAAGCGTATATTTTGTCGGTAGCTGGGAATCTGGTGCCCTTGTTAGGCATTGTTATTTTCGGCAGGCCCATCGCCAAGTTTTTATCAAGAATGCACCCGAGTTTTCAAAAGTTTTTTGATTGGCTTTTTAACGCCGTCGGGAAAAAGGCATCTGTCTTGCTAGGGAAAATAGGCAGCGATTTGACGGTATTAGTACTGACGGCTCTTCCCATACCATTTGTTGGCGGCTGGACAGGAGCGATTGCCGCCATGCTGTTAGATGTACCCAAGAAAAGAGGGGCTATTTTGGTGGTCTTGGGGGCAATGATTAGCGGGCTAATAGTCGCTTTTGTATCTAGTATTTAG
- the rplQ gene encoding 50S ribosomal protein L17 has protein sequence MRKLKKGRKLSRKTGQRQALLRTLATSLIFKEKIRTTKAKAKELSSFMEKAVTIAKKQDLKSKRILSEIFTDRAVAKISKTIAPRYQQRQGGYTRILKLGPRNSDGAEMAIIELV, from the coding sequence ATGAGAAAGCTCAAGAAAGGCCGAAAACTGTCGAGAAAAACAGGCCAGCGTCAGGCGCTGCTGAGAACTTTGGCTACCAGCCTGATTTTCAAAGAAAAGATCAGGACGACTAAGGCCAAAGCCAAAGAACTGTCCTCTTTTATGGAAAAGGCGGTTACTATCGCCAAAAAACAGGATTTAAAATCTAAGAGGATTCTGTCAGAGATTTTTACGGACAGGGCGGTTGCCAAGATTTCAAAAACCATCGCTCCGCGCTATCAGCAGAGGCAGGGAGGCTACACCAGAATTCTTAAATTGGGACCTAGAAATTCTGACGGCGCCGAAATGGCGATAATCGAGCTAGTCTAA
- a CDS encoding triose-phosphate isomerase family protein, protein MKKYIIFNWKCNPSDWQEAKNLLTVIKSKPKFLKKYDVFVATPFVYLEKLAKEKGIKTCAQDCFWEQEGPFTGEVSPLMIKNLDCDYVLLGHSERKRIFGETERTINKKLKAVLDVGLCPILFFGELKQMSQAAAKKEIVSQLGKLLAGVEKKFLSRILFVYEPAFAVSTQGNKVLSSRRVKEKTGFIRRFLRQKFPFMPEILYGGSVDGSNIKDYLSRGGVEGVVVGQASLNLKQVKKIISAGLKE, encoded by the coding sequence ATGAAAAAATACATTATTTTTAACTGGAAGTGCAACCCGTCCGATTGGCAGGAAGCCAAGAACCTTTTGACTGTTATTAAATCCAAGCCGAAGTTTTTGAAAAAGTACGATGTTTTTGTGGCTACCCCCTTTGTTTATTTGGAGAAGCTGGCCAAAGAAAAAGGGATTAAAACTTGCGCCCAGGATTGCTTTTGGGAACAAGAAGGACCTTTTACGGGCGAGGTTTCGCCTCTGATGATTAAAAACCTTGACTGCGATTATGTCCTTTTAGGCCATTCTGAAAGAAAACGGATTTTCGGCGAAACCGAAAGAACTATTAATAAAAAACTTAAAGCTGTGCTGGACGTGGGATTATGCCCTATTTTGTTCTTTGGCGAATTAAAACAAATGTCCCAGGCTGCGGCAAAAAAGGAAATTGTCAGCCAGCTAGGGAAGCTTTTGGCCGGGGTGGAGAAAAAGTTTTTATCGCGGATTTTATTTGTTTACGAGCCGGCTTTTGCCGTCAGCACCCAGGGCAATAAGGTCTTGAGCTCTCGGAGAGTCAAAGAAAAAACTGGCTTTATCCGCCGCTTTCTCAGGCAAAAGTTTCCTTTTATGCCGGAAATTCTTTATGGCGGCAGCGTAGACGGCAGTAATATAAAGGATTACTTGAGTCGGGGCGGGGTAGAGGGCGTTGTTGTCGGCCAGGCGTCATTGAATTTAAAGCAGGTGAAAAAAATCATTTCTGCGGGTTTGAAAGAATGA
- the rpsD gene encoding 30S ribosomal protein S4 has translation MLINSKCKICRRQGTKLFLRGERCFSQKCAMIKRPYAPGLRGKRRKKTPSEYAKELAEKQKLKRWYGLGERQFKKYVKEILEKARKATSANAEDASILLVKRLESRLDNVIFRLGVVSSRALARQLVSHGFFKVNNRPVDIPSYRVKKGDEIKIKPEKLKKKVFQNLLQLAKKHKLPDWLEFKAQAFEAKVVSDPILDQESLPAEISAVFEFYSR, from the coding sequence ATGCTGATCAATTCGAAGTGCAAAATTTGCCGAAGACAGGGAACCAAGCTCTTTTTAAGAGGAGAGCGTTGTTTTTCGCAGAAATGCGCTATGATCAAAAGGCCTTACGCTCCGGGCCTGAGAGGAAAAAGAAGGAAGAAGACGCCCTCAGAATACGCCAAGGAGCTGGCAGAAAAGCAGAAATTGAAGAGATGGTACGGCTTGGGAGAGAGACAGTTCAAAAAATACGTCAAAGAAATCCTGGAAAAGGCCAGAAAGGCGACCTCTGCCAACGCTGAAGACGCCAGCATTCTTTTGGTCAAGAGGCTGGAATCTCGGCTCGACAACGTCATTTTCCGCCTGGGGGTAGTCAGCTCCAGGGCATTGGCCAGGCAATTGGTGTCGCACGGGTTTTTCAAAGTCAACAACCGCCCGGTCGATATCCCGTCCTATCGGGTGAAAAAAGGGGACGAAATCAAGATAAAGCCGGAAAAGCTGAAAAAGAAAGTCTTTCAAAACCTTCTCCAGCTTGCCAAAAAACACAAGCTGCCCGACTGGCTCGAGTTCAAGGCCCAGGCTTTTGAGGCAAAAGTGGTTTCAGATCCAATTTTGGATCAAGAAAGTCTGCCCGCAGAAATTTCCGCCGTCTTTGAATTTTATTCCAGATAA
- the rpsM gene encoding 30S ribosomal protein S13 yields MPRIVGINIPEQKRLEVALTYIYGIGRPLSRRILTAANISFDKKAADLSPAETNLLKEIIEKKYKTEGDLRRQVMMDIKRLKDVGAWRGIRHIKKLPVRGQRTKTNTRTVRGNVRKTVGSGRKPAAEPT; encoded by the coding sequence ATGCCTCGTATTGTCGGAATCAACATTCCCGAACAGAAACGCCTGGAAGTCGCTTTGACCTATATCTACGGCATCGGCAGGCCTTTGAGCAGGCGGATTTTAACAGCGGCCAATATTTCTTTTGACAAGAAGGCGGCGGATTTGTCGCCGGCGGAAACCAATCTCTTGAAGGAAATCATTGAGAAGAAATATAAGACAGAAGGCGACCTCCGCAGGCAAGTAATGATGGACATCAAAAGGCTGAAGGACGTCGGCGCCTGGCGGGGCATCAGGCATATCAAGAAACTGCCGGTCAGGGGCCAGAGAACGAAAACCAATACCAGGACGGTCAGAGGTAACGTCAGGAAGACGGTCGGATCGGGAAGAAAGCCGGCCGCAGAACCAACCTAA
- the infA gene encoding translation initiation factor IF-1: MPQDKKIRKRGLVVEALRSATFRVKLDEGPEAIAHLSGKLRMYRIKILAGDYVQVELSPYDESRGRIVYRESTFRASS; this comes from the coding sequence ATGCCACAAGATAAAAAGATTAGGAAGAGAGGCCTTGTTGTTGAAGCTTTGCGGAGTGCGACTTTTAGGGTGAAGCTCGACGAAGGACCGGAAGCAATCGCCCATCTTTCGGGAAAGCTGAGGATGTACCGGATCAAGATTTTAGCCGGCGATTATGTCCAGGTTGAACTTAGCCCTTACGACGAAAGCCGGGGAAGAATTGTTTACCGAGAATCGACCTTCAGAGCGTCATCTTAA
- a CDS encoding ribonuclease H-like YkuK family protein, protein MREDLFYNPSRGYLSFGQVIGEIIRYIQEIPDRFYDVIVGCDSSSSDSPEFPLVVVVLRKGEGGRFFLKRIHYQNKKFYNWKTRILEEVLLSCDLALDLREELEKEIKNIGEPLSYEFRYIHADIGEAGQTREMIREVAGIIRGNGFEPKLKPEAFAASNVADRYT, encoded by the coding sequence ATGCGAGAAGACTTGTTCTACAATCCGAGTCGCGGCTATCTCTCATTCGGTCAGGTCATTGGAGAGATTATCCGCTATATTCAGGAGATTCCGGACAGATTTTACGATGTCATTGTCGGCTGCGACTCTTCTTCTTCCGATTCGCCGGAGTTTCCTTTGGTCGTCGTTGTCCTAAGGAAAGGTGAGGGCGGAAGATTCTTCCTGAAAAGAATCCATTACCAGAACAAAAAGTTCTATAACTGGAAAACCAGGATATTAGAAGAGGTTTTGCTTTCTTGCGATTTGGCTTTGGATTTAAGAGAGGAGCTTGAGAAAGAGATAAAAAACATCGGAGAACCATTGTCCTACGAGTTCCGCTATATCCACGCCGACATCGGCGAGGCCGGCCAGACTAGAGAAATGATCAGGGAGGTAGCCGGGATTATCAGGGGCAACGGTTTTGAGCCAAAGCTAAAACCCGAGGCTTTTGCCGCCTCGAACGTGGCCGACCGCTACACCTAA
- a CDS encoding type II toxin-antitoxin system HicB family antitoxin, which produces MAKQFTAIYKKSGKWHLGWIEEIPGVNTQGRTLQEAKENLKEALLLILVF; this is translated from the coding sequence ATGGCAAAACAATTCACCGCAATATATAAAAAAAGTGGGAAATGGCATTTGGGCTGGATAGAAGAAATTCCCGGCGTTAATACTCAAGGAAGAACGCTTCAAGAAGCAAAAGAAAATCTTAAAGAGGCGCTTTTGTTGATTTTAGTTTTTTAA
- a CDS encoding DNA-directed RNA polymerase subunit alpha, translated as MIPLFSKPKVVSEKDNRAVFEIEALYPGYGVTVGNSLRRVLISSLPGAAVAKMRIKGVAHEFSTIPGVFEDVIQIMLNLKKLRFKMFSDEPQKAILKVRGEKDVKGKDVEIPSQMELVNKEEHIASLTAKSAELEMEIEVEKGIGYLPREKRKREKLNVGEILVDSIFTPVVKVGFQVENMRVGERTDFDKLILDVQTDGTISPQQALFQASQILVDHFSLINQSFKAEDEKPKAKKPGKPVSKKAKKASKPKKKPKKK; from the coding sequence ATGATACCTCTATTCTCAAAACCAAAAGTCGTTTCCGAAAAAGACAACCGGGCCGTATTTGAGATTGAAGCCCTTTACCCCGGCTACGGGGTTACCGTCGGCAACAGCTTAAGAAGGGTCCTGATTTCGTCTCTGCCGGGAGCGGCGGTGGCCAAGATGAGGATCAAAGGGGTTGCCCACGAGTTTTCAACCATCCCCGGAGTTTTTGAGGACGTCATCCAGATTATGCTGAACTTAAAAAAACTGAGATTCAAGATGTTTTCCGACGAACCTCAAAAGGCCATCCTGAAAGTCAGAGGCGAAAAAGACGTCAAGGGAAAGGATGTCGAAATCCCTTCGCAGATGGAGCTGGTCAACAAGGAGGAGCACATCGCCAGCCTGACCGCGAAATCAGCCGAACTGGAAATGGAAATCGAAGTCGAAAAAGGCATAGGTTATCTGCCCAGAGAAAAAAGAAAAAGGGAGAAGCTGAACGTCGGCGAGATCCTAGTCGATTCAATCTTCACCCCGGTTGTCAAAGTCGGCTTTCAGGTGGAGAATATGCGAGTCGGAGAAAGAACCGATTTTGACAAATTAATTCTGGACGTTCAGACCGACGGCACCATCTCCCCGCAACAAGCTTTGTTTCAGGCAAGCCAAATCCTAGTCGACCATTTTTCCCTGATCAACCAGAGTTTTAAAGCCGAAGACGAAAAGCCGAAGGCAAAGAAGCCGGGAAAACCGGTTTCTAAGAAAGCCAAGAAGGCGTCTAAACCAAAGAAGAAACCCAAGAAGAAATAA
- the rplM gene encoding 50S ribosomal protein L13 → MNKIHTIDASGKPLGRLASQIALLLRGKQEASFLPYKESGNVVIVKNADKILITGKKKDQKTYFSHSGYPGGEKHTSLKKVFETRPEDVLQRAVIGMLPGNKLSQKIIKNLKFEK, encoded by the coding sequence ATGAACAAAATCCACACTATCGATGCCAGCGGCAAGCCTTTGGGAAGACTGGCCAGCCAGATCGCCCTGCTTTTGAGGGGCAAACAAGAGGCAAGCTTCCTTCCCTACAAAGAGAGCGGGAACGTTGTCATTGTCAAAAACGCTGACAAGATCTTGATTACCGGAAAAAAGAAAGACCAGAAAACCTATTTTTCCCATTCGGGCTACCCCGGCGGGGAAAAACATACTTCTCTGAAGAAGGTTTTTGAAACAAGGCCCGAAGACGTTTTGCAGAGAGCAGTCATCGGCATGCTTCCCGGCAACAAACTGAGCCAAAAAATCATTAAGAACCTAAAGTTTGAGAAATGA
- the rpsI gene encoding 30S ribosomal protein S9 produces the protein MTAKDKVKTKAPVKKKAVAKRVKAKNEPAKAPDEYFEGIGRRKTAVARVRLYPGTKDGMSVNGKDFRQYFPTLALQKLAQSSLASIKYPKSLRAEIRVGGGGIKAQAEAIRLGSGRALVKLTDQAYKILRKLGYLTRDPRMRERKKFGLKRARRAPQWRKR, from the coding sequence ATGACAGCCAAGGACAAGGTAAAAACCAAAGCCCCGGTTAAAAAAAAGGCGGTGGCGAAAAGAGTTAAGGCTAAAAATGAGCCTGCCAAAGCTCCTGATGAATATTTTGAAGGGATCGGCAGAAGAAAAACCGCCGTCGCCAGAGTCAGACTTTATCCGGGGACAAAGGATGGGATGTCAGTCAACGGCAAAGACTTCCGGCAGTATTTTCCGACTTTGGCTTTGCAGAAACTGGCTCAAAGCAGTTTAGCCAGCATAAAGTATCCAAAGAGTTTGAGAGCCGAAATCCGGGTTGGCGGCGGCGGCATCAAGGCCCAGGCAGAAGCAATCAGGCTGGGATCGGGCCGAGCTCTTGTAAAATTGACCGATCAAGCTTATAAAATACTAAGGAAGCTCGGATACCTGACTAGGGACCCGAGAATGCGCGAGCGCAAGAAGTTCGGTTTAAAAAGAGCCAGGAGAGCTCCCCAATGGAGAAAAAGATAA
- the rpsK gene encoding 30S ribosomal protein S11 — MGKKRIITKSEPSSNLEAGAKKAEEALSKKANLGIDEGCVYINSTYNNTIISLTDLKGNVLTWVSAGNMGFKGTRKSTPFAASKVAEALSDRAKKIGVNRVWVIIKGIGSGRESALRSLAGRGLEILSIKDATPVPHNGCRPPKVRRV, encoded by the coding sequence ATGGGGAAAAAAAGAATCATTACAAAATCCGAACCCAGTTCGAATCTCGAGGCCGGGGCCAAAAAAGCAGAAGAAGCTTTGTCTAAGAAAGCCAATTTGGGCATTGACGAAGGCTGCGTTTACATCAACTCCACCTACAACAACACCATTATCAGTTTGACCGATCTCAAGGGCAATGTTCTGACCTGGGTCAGCGCCGGCAACATGGGCTTTAAAGGAACCAGAAAATCGACTCCGTTCGCCGCTTCAAAGGTGGCCGAGGCTTTATCCGACCGGGCCAAGAAGATCGGCGTCAACAGAGTCTGGGTGATTATCAAGGGGATTGGATCGGGCAGGGAATCGGCTCTGAGGTCTTTGGCCGGCCGCGGCCTGGAGATCCTGTCGATCAAGGACGCCACTCCGGTTCCTCACAACGGCTGCCGGCCGCCCAAAGTGAGAAGAGTCTAA
- a CDS encoding alanine--tRNA ligase gives MTSREIRQKFLEFFEKRGHKIIPPSPLVLANDPTTLFTSSGMQPLVPYLLGEPHPSGSKRLADSQPSIRVSDIEEVGDNRHDTFFEMLGNWSLGDYFKAEQLPWVFEFLTKELGFSKNNLWVSVFKGDKATSVPRDEESFAIWKKLGIPEERIFFYGVKNNWWSRSGEPKSMPLGEIGGPDSEVFFEFTDVPHDPKYGLSCHPNCDCGRFLEIGNSVFIQYQKQADGSLKELPQKNVDFGGGLERITAAVNHTPDIFQTDLFWPIIKKLEQISGKIYGKDVLETRAMRLISDHLKAAAMIAHSGVFPSNKTQGYILRRLLRRALLALKKLDLSMTSFPFEEIIGEVAAIYNDVFPELGITAKEIAQVFSEEAGRFEKALSQGIKELGKSAEIDARTAFYVFETFGLPYEVIEEIAKARGQKIEKLEFEEELEKHQQLSKGASEHVFRGGLADQSYEVTKYHTATHILHQALRLVLGESVRQEGSNITAKRLRFDFSHHQKLTSEQIKQIEELVNQKIQENLPVVCEIIDRDLAFKMGALGFFREKYGDKVKVYSISDPSTRSSTEAHSKSSGPPFSREICGGPHVKETGELGRFKIVKEEAVSAGVRRIKAILAPI, from the coding sequence ATGACCTCTCGAGAGATTCGTCAAAAGTTTTTGGAGTTTTTTGAGAAAAGAGGGCACAAAATTATTCCGCCCTCTCCCTTGGTATTGGCCAATGACCCGACCACGCTTTTTACTTCTTCGGGAATGCAGCCTTTAGTACCGTATTTATTAGGCGAGCCGCATCCTTCGGGAAGCAAGCGTTTGGCAGATTCGCAACCTTCAATACGCGTTAGCGACATTGAAGAAGTGGGCGATAATCGGCACGACACTTTTTTTGAGATGCTGGGCAACTGGTCGCTCGGCGATTACTTTAAGGCTGAACAATTGCCTTGGGTTTTTGAATTTTTGACAAAAGAGTTAGGGTTTTCAAAAAATAATCTTTGGGTTTCTGTTTTTAAGGGCGACAAGGCTACGAGCGTGCCTCGGGACGAAGAGTCTTTTGCTATTTGGAAAAAACTAGGAATACCGGAGGAAAGAATCTTTTTTTACGGGGTGAAAAATAACTGGTGGTCAAGGTCAGGCGAGCCCAAAAGCATGCCTTTGGGAGAAATCGGGGGTCCGGATTCCGAGGTTTTCTTTGAGTTTACCGACGTTCCCCACGATCCTAAATACGGATTGAGTTGCCATCCTAATTGCGACTGCGGCCGGTTTTTGGAGATAGGGAATTCGGTTTTTATTCAGTACCAGAAGCAAGCGGACGGCTCCTTGAAAGAACTGCCTCAAAAGAATGTTGATTTCGGCGGGGGGTTGGAAAGAATCACCGCGGCGGTCAATCATACTCCCGACATTTTCCAGACCGATCTTTTTTGGCCGATCATTAAAAAACTAGAGCAGATTTCAGGCAAGATCTATGGGAAAGACGTTTTAGAAACCAGAGCGATGCGCTTAATTAGCGACCATTTGAAAGCCGCCGCCATGATTGCCCATAGCGGCGTTTTTCCCTCAAATAAGACTCAGGGCTATATCTTGAGGCGGCTTTTGCGCCGGGCTTTGCTAGCGCTAAAAAAACTTGATTTGAGCATGACAAGTTTTCCTTTTGAGGAGATTATTGGGGAGGTTGCCGCAATCTACAACGATGTTTTCCCGGAACTAGGCATAACTGCAAAAGAAATAGCCCAGGTTTTTAGCGAGGAAGCCGGCCGCTTTGAAAAAGCCTTGAGTCAGGGAATAAAAGAATTGGGCAAATCCGCAGAGATTGACGCCAGAACCGCTTTTTACGTCTTTGAGACTTTCGGCTTGCCTTATGAGGTGATTGAAGAAATTGCCAAAGCCCGGGGGCAGAAAATAGAAAAACTGGAGTTTGAGGAAGAATTGGAAAAGCACCAACAGCTCTCAAAAGGCGCCAGCGAGCACGTTTTCCGCGGCGGCCTGGCAGACCAGAGCTACGAGGTAACAAAATACCATACCGCCACCCATATTCTGCACCAGGCTCTAAGGCTGGTTTTGGGAGAAAGCGTACGGCAGGAAGGTAGCAACATTACCGCCAAGCGCTTGAGATTTGACTTCAGCCATCACCAGAAACTGACATCAGAGCAGATTAAACAGATTGAAGAGCTGGTCAACCAGAAGATTCAAGAAAATCTGCCGGTGGTCTGTGAAATCATAGACAGAGACTTGGCTTTTAAAATGGGAGCCCTCGGGTTTTTTAGGGAAAAATACGGAGACAAGGTCAAAGTCTATTCTATCAGCGACCCTTCGACAAGGAGTTCGACTGAGGCTCACTCGAAGTCCTCAGGGCCTCCTTTCAGTCGGGAGATCTGCGGCGGTCCGCATGTTAAGGAAACTGGCGAGCTGGGCCGTTTTAAAATCGTCAAGGAAGAAGCGGTCAGCGCGGGAGTTCGGAGGATCAAGGCCATTCTGGCGCCCATTTAA